In Rhodamnia argentea isolate NSW1041297 chromosome 4, ASM2092103v1, whole genome shotgun sequence, the following proteins share a genomic window:
- the LOC115740938 gene encoding transmembrane 9 superfamily member 7-like, giving the protein MVLGDVFMPFCTHTAAGVQFIGMIVITVIVAVARRNFNFQSCILSCLLISKRLVSIMTLARPVMGLLAGYASASINSVVYFFVHLEIAESLLTLLYFGYMLIALYAIFVLSGAIDFFSSFCAISYLAMLVSHAPLVGIWFPLVFAGSHLASKDSSQGDSALTDEVAFEFRSNPQQIWHKRPVFSILFAGILPFAIIADQLHLGWMLLGRMNFTLPQIPASSSMQNF; this is encoded by the exons ATGGTATTAGGAGATGTTTTTATGCCATTCTGCACCCATACAGCAGCAGGGGTTCAGTTTATTGGGATGATAGTAATCACCGTGATCGTGGCAGTAGCCAGAAGAAACTTTAACTTCCAGAGCTGCATATTAAGTTGCCTATTAATCAGCAAAAGACTTGTGTCGATCATGACACTTGCTAGGCCCGTAATGGGGTTACTTGCAGGCTACGCATCAGCCAGCATCAACTCGGTGGTGTACTTCTTTGTGCATCTAGAAATTGCTGAATCGTTGCTGACCCTCCTCTACTTTGGGTATATGCTGATTGCTTTATATGCAATTTTTGTCCTGTCTGGTGCCATCGACTTCTTTTCAAGCTTCTG TGCAATTTCATATCTAGCAATGTTAGTTTCCCATGCTCCTCTGGTTGGCATCTGGTTTCCATTGGTTTTTGCTGGAAGCCATCTTGCTTCAAAAGATTCTTCTCAGGGAGATTCTGCACTAACGGATGAGGTAGCCTTTGAGTTCCGAAGCAATCCACAGCAGATATGGCACAAGAGACCCGTGTTCTCGATTCTTTTCGCAGGGATTCTTCCTTTTGCAATCATTGCAGACCAACTTCACCTCGGCTGGATGCTGCTTGGAAGGATGAACTTTACATTGCCTCAGATTCCTGCCTCCTCGtcaatgcaaaatttttag
- the LOC115741045 gene encoding zinc transporter 4, chloroplastic-like, whose translation MFFFEELWEMLFLDRLMSKPRVYTDFLYHSLAASKFNASCQSEALESCRDDSAAFSLKFVAMASILVAGIVGIAIPLVGKQRKFLRTEGSLFVAAKAFAAGVILATGFVHMLSGGSEALSDPCLPEYPWSKFPFAGFFAMMASLATLLVDFVGTQYYERKQGLTQTSEEQGRVGSVDTSLESGILPVEEKDWHGKVFGEEEGGGMHIVGIHAHAAHHRHNHPQGQDACDGNLRENSHSHGHSHGHGHSHGLGDGEGDGHTRHVVVSQILELGIVSHSVIIGLSLGVSQDPCTIRPLIAALSFHQFFEGFALGGCISQAQFKSLSATMMACFFAITTPAGIGVGTAIASFYNPYSAGALITEGILDCMSAGILVYMALVDLIAADFLSKRMSCNFRLQVVSYVMLFLGAGLMSLLAIWA comes from the exons ATGTTTTTCTTCGAG GAACTCTGGGAGATGTTGTTCCTCGATCGTCTGATGTCGAAGCCTAGGGTTTATACAG ATTTCCTTTACCATTCTCTAGCTGCTTCCAAGTTCAACGCCAGTTGCCAGTCAGAAGCATTAGAGTCTTGCCGCGATGATTCAGCCGCTTTCTCGCTCAAATTCGTAGCCATGGCATCGATTTTAGTTGCTGGAATTGTTGGAATTGCAATTCCACTGGTCGGGAAGCAGAGGAAGTTTCTCCGCACCGAAGGCAGCCTTTTTGTGGCAGCCAAGGCCTTCGCCGCTGGTGTAATTCTTGCCACCGGATTTGTCCACATGCTGTCTGGTGGATCAGAAGCACTCTCAGATCCGTGCTTGCCTGAATACCCTTGGTCAAAATTCCCATTTGCTGGGTTCTTTGCCATGATGGCCTCACTGGCGACTCTTCTTGTCGATTTTGTGGGGACTCAGTATTATGAGAGAAAGCAG GGTTTGACTCAAACAAGTGAGGAGCAAGGTCGAGTTGGATCTGTGGATACAAGTCTCGAGTCAGGTATACTTCCAGTTGAGGAAAAGGATTGGCATGGGAAGGtatttggagaagaagaaggtggtggAATGCACATTGTGGGGATTCATGCACATGCAGCTCACCACAGACACAACCATCCTCAGGGACAGGACGCATGTGATGGGAACCTGAGGGAAAACTCACATTCTCATGGTCACAGTCATGGGCACGGGCACTCGCATGGGCTGGGGGATGGAGAAGGGGATGGTCATACCCGGCATGTCGTCGTTTCTCAG ATTTTGGAGCTTGGAATAGTGTCGCACTCAGTAATTATCGGATTATCCCTCGGCGTTTCACAGGACCCGTGTACCATAAGACCGCTAATAGCGGCCCTTTCTTTTCATCAGTTCTTTGAAGGGTTTGCACTCGGAGGTTGCATTTCCCAAGCCCAATTTAAAAGTCTCTCTGCCACTATGATGGCGTGCTTCTTCGCCATAACAACCCCAGCGGGGATTGGTGTGGGAACTGCGATCGCTTCCTTCTACAATCCCTACAGTGCCGGAGCGCTGATCACCGAAGGTATATTGGACTGCATGTCGGCCGGTATCTTGGTGTACATGGCCTTGGTGGACCTAATTGCTGCTGACTTTTTGAGTAAAAGGATGAGCTGCAACTTTAGACTCCAAGTAGTGTCTTATGTAATGCTCTTTCTAGGGGCGGGATTGATGTCCTTGCTTGCCATTTGGGCTTGA
- the LOC115741046 gene encoding pathogen-associated molecular patterns-induced protein A70-like: MLEESATRTPSIWATINSWFTPSVFFVLLNLMIGTIFITSSLSTHKPKEEEQEPHHDQQQQQHEESPKPLQFTRSPSMLQRLKSISLYCYRSQEPNTHFGKTPEMETHYGFLQQGPELGHEQERESEKEAPFLTRSPSMLDRLKSFNLYKYVSPDAGFSPTHHSSEQPHEPEQQRAQAEEEGQVDPARDEEAEEQEEQELEDVEEEEEEDEDEDEQSLDDVYSQLKENHAQRTKSDTKPASGELTPKLPRKMRKSASLKSAFAHFEEDDIVEARRPATTREGKGKASHEVDEEVDAKADDFINRFKQQLKLQRLDSFMRYKEMINRGNGK; encoded by the coding sequence ATGCTTGAAGAATCAGCGACTCGTACACCGTCGATCTGGGCGACCATTAACAGCTGGTTCACACCCAGCGTTTTCTTCGTGCTCCTCAACCTCATGATCGGCACCATTTTCATCACCTCCAGCCTCAGCACCCACAAGCCCaaggaagaagaacaagagcCACACCACGAccaacagcaacagcagcacGAAGAGAGCCCCAAACCCCTACAGTTCACCAGATCTCCGTCAATGCTGCAGAGGCTCAAGTCCATTAGCTTGTACTGCTACAGATCCCAAGAACCCAACACCCATTTTGGCAAAACCCCTGAGATGGAGACCCATTACGGGTTCTTGCAGCAAGGCCCCGAGCTTGGGCATGAACAAGAGAGGGAAAGCGAAAAGGAGGCGCCTTTCTTGACCAGATCTCCTTCGATGCTGGACAGGCTCAAGTCCTTCAATCTCTATAAGTATGTGTCTCCAGATGCTGGCTTTTCACCGACCCATCACAGCTCTGAGCAACCCCATGAGCCAGAACAGCAGAGAGCCCAAGCTGAGGAGGAAGGGCAAGTCGACCCAGCTAGAgatgaagaagcagaagagcaagaagagcaaGAACTAGAAGATgttgaggaggaagaggaagaggatgaggatgaggatgagcaAAGTCTTGATGATGTGTACAGTCAGCTGAAGGAGAATCATGCCCAAAGGACGAAGTCCGACACCAAGCCAGCATCAGGCGAGCTCACGCCCAAGCTCCCgaggaaaatgaggaaatccgCCAGCTTGAAGTCCGCTTTCGCGCATTTCGAAGAGGACGACATTGTGGAGGCGCGCCGGCCAGCGACGACGAGGGAAGGGAAGGGCAAGGCAAGCCACGAGGTGGACGAGGAGGTCGACGCGAAGGCCGATGATTTCATCAACAGGTTCAAGCAGCAGCTGAAGTTGCAGAGGCTGGACTCCTTCATGAGGTACAAGGAGATGATTAACAGAGGGAATGGCAAGTAG